A region from the uncultured Ilyobacter sp. genome encodes:
- a CDS encoding radical SAM protein produces the protein MENNREKSEYLPRIIAFEVTRSCYLNCSHCRAGASKEKFDNELSFKEICKILESISTLSKPIVILTGGEPMLREDIYEIAAYGNKLGLKMVMAPCGYMLDIDSVDKIKKSGIKTISLSIDGSNPDTHDKLRGKKGAFDRVVKAAKCAKENGLDFQINTTVHKNNISELGDIHKLAIDLGAKAFHPFLLVPVGRGKSMKEQEISPNQYEEVLNWVYKTKKESRMFFHPTCAPMFNRIVLQNEKVSELKRPLSKGCLGGKSFYFISHTGKVQICGFMEEEAGDLRKKSYNFTEIWQESELFNKLRNYDLYKGKCGKCEYIYNCGGCRARAFSLRNDYLEAEPMCIYIPEGS, from the coding sequence ATGGAGAATAACAGAGAAAAATCAGAGTATCTTCCTAGAATAATAGCCTTTGAAGTAACACGTTCTTGCTACTTGAATTGTAGTCATTGTAGAGCAGGAGCTTCTAAAGAAAAATTTGATAATGAATTAAGTTTTAAAGAGATATGTAAAATACTTGAAAGTATATCTACTCTCAGTAAACCTATTGTTATATTAACTGGTGGAGAACCCATGCTTAGAGAAGATATTTATGAGATAGCAGCTTATGGAAATAAGTTGGGACTTAAAATGGTTATGGCCCCTTGCGGTTATATGCTAGATATAGATTCTGTTGATAAAATTAAAAAATCCGGAATTAAAACTATAAGCTTGAGTATTGATGGGTCTAATCCAGATACTCACGATAAGTTGAGAGGTAAAAAAGGTGCATTTGATAGAGTTGTGAAAGCAGCAAAATGTGCTAAAGAAAATGGGCTGGATTTTCAAATTAATACCACAGTTCATAAAAATAATATTTCAGAATTGGGCGATATTCATAAATTAGCTATTGATTTAGGAGCAAAAGCTTTTCATCCTTTTCTTCTGGTTCCTGTAGGAAGGGGGAAAAGTATGAAAGAACAAGAAATTTCACCTAATCAATATGAAGAGGTTTTAAATTGGGTATATAAAACGAAAAAAGAGAGCAGGATGTTTTTTCATCCAACATGTGCTCCGATGTTTAATAGAATAGTATTACAAAATGAAAAAGTAAGTGAACTGAAAAGACCATTATCAAAAGGCTGTCTGGGAGGAAAGAGTTTTTACTTCATTTCTCATACCGGAAAAGTCCAAATATGTGGCTTTATGGAGGAAGAAGCAGGTGATCTAAGAAAAAAGAGTTATAATTTTACAGAAATATGGCAAGAATCAGAGTTGTTTAATAAGCTTAGAAACTATGACTTGTATAAGGGGAAATGCGGAAAATGTGAATATATATATAACTGCGGAGGATGTAGGGCAAGAGCTTTTTCTTTAAGAAATGATTACCTTGAAGCAGAACCTATGTGCATATATATTCCTGAAGGGAGCTGA
- a CDS encoding radical SAM protein, protein MIGISKLYCDQIEPSDLLRYHSNKSTPSKLLQFSKDKRPIVVWNVTKQCNLNCIHCYSESNKKTAFNELSTEEGKGLLEDLSKYGVPVVLFSGGEPLYRTDIFELMEYAKKLKMRVVISTNGTLITKKVAEKIKNIGVSYVGISVDGLRSMHNEFRNNENAFDLAMQGVDNCLELGIKVGFRFTITRKNFKEIPDMFDLVAEKKIPRICFYHLVYSGKGKEIIDEDLTHSETREVVDTIIDKTKELYDNNLKTEVLTVDNHADGVYLYLRMKEENRAKADKVFELLKLNGGNNSGIKIGCISWDGEVYADQFWRDYSFGNIKKKPFSEIWKDETEPQMKKLRNRKQYLKGRCSKCKWINVCNGNFRVRASVKNGDIWDEDPACYLTDKEIGYGE, encoded by the coding sequence ATGATTGGAATATCAAAGTTATATTGTGATCAAATAGAACCATCTGATCTATTAAGATATCATTCTAATAAGTCGACTCCTTCTAAGCTATTGCAATTCTCAAAAGATAAAAGACCCATTGTAGTCTGGAATGTTACTAAACAATGTAATTTAAATTGCATTCACTGTTACTCGGAATCAAATAAAAAAACTGCTTTTAATGAGTTATCTACAGAAGAAGGCAAAGGGCTTTTGGAAGATCTTTCAAAGTATGGAGTTCCTGTTGTTTTATTTTCTGGAGGAGAGCCACTATATAGAACTGATATTTTTGAGTTGATGGAATATGCAAAAAAGCTGAAAATGAGAGTTGTTATCTCTACAAACGGGACTTTGATAACAAAGAAAGTTGCTGAAAAGATAAAAAATATAGGTGTATCTTATGTAGGAATTAGTGTGGATGGCTTAAGATCAATGCATAATGAATTTAGGAATAATGAAAATGCATTTGATCTAGCTATGCAGGGTGTTGATAATTGTTTAGAATTAGGGATTAAGGTAGGCTTTAGATTCACAATAACGAGAAAAAACTTTAAAGAGATTCCTGATATGTTTGACTTGGTTGCTGAAAAAAAAATCCCTAGAATCTGTTTCTATCATTTAGTTTATTCAGGAAAAGGAAAAGAGATTATTGATGAAGATTTAACACATAGTGAAACAAGAGAAGTTGTGGATACAATAATAGATAAAACCAAAGAATTGTATGATAACAATCTAAAAACAGAAGTACTAACTGTTGATAATCATGCTGACGGTGTATATCTATATTTAAGAATGAAAGAAGAAAATCGAGCAAAAGCAGATAAAGTTTTTGAACTTTTAAAATTAAATGGAGGAAATAATTCAGGAATAAAAATTGGCTGTATATCCTGGGATGGAGAAGTTTATGCAGATCAATTTTGGAGAGATTATTCCTTTGGAAATATAAAGAAAAAACCTTTTAGCGAGATCTGGAAAGATGAAACAGAACCACAAATGAAAAAATTAAGAAATCGAAAACAATATCTAAAAGGAAGATGCTCTAAATGCAAATGGATCAATGTATGTAATGGAAACTTTAGAGTTAGAGCCTCAGTAAAAAATGGCGACATCTGGGATGAAGATCCAGCATGCTATTTGACAGATAAGGAGATTGGATATGGAGAATAA